A genomic stretch from Patescibacteria group bacterium includes:
- the tsaD gene encoding tRNA (adenosine(37)-N6)-threonylcarbamoyltransferase complex transferase subunit TsaD, which produces MRILGIETSCDETAVALVDNEDGKVRVVSSLVSSQVDIHVKYGGVVPEVAARSHVDVLFPLLEQLGVPRDGKGIDAIAVTAGPGLVPALRVGVEAAKTLAWAWKKPLVAVNHLEGHLYSVWLRGGAEMDPAFPCLALLVSGGHTELILMTGHGQYELLGATRDDAAGEAFDKVAKLLGLPYPGGPAISKLAKEGDPSTIAFPRPMLESGDLDFSFSGLKTAVAVYLEQHPDASVADVSASFQEAVVDTLVTKTVAAVMKHHPASVSLVGGVAANASLRARLGDAVASARPDATYHVPDLAFTGDNAAMIAAAGSFRALAKDFTDPLTLAADPNMRLAKRV; this is translated from the coding sequence ATGCGCATCCTCGGCATCGAGACCAGTTGCGACGAGACCGCGGTCGCCCTCGTGGACAACGAGGACGGCAAGGTTCGCGTCGTCTCAAGCCTCGTCTCTTCGCAAGTCGACATCCACGTGAAGTATGGCGGGGTCGTCCCCGAGGTGGCGGCGCGCAGCCATGTGGACGTCCTGTTCCCGCTCCTTGAGCAGCTGGGCGTGCCGCGCGACGGGAAGGGGATTGACGCGATTGCGGTCACGGCCGGCCCCGGGCTCGTCCCGGCGCTGCGCGTGGGCGTCGAAGCGGCAAAGACGCTCGCCTGGGCGTGGAAAAAGCCTCTGGTGGCCGTGAACCACTTGGAAGGGCATCTGTATAGCGTGTGGCTTCGAGGGGGGGCTGAAATGGATCCGGCGTTTCCCTGCCTTGCGCTGCTCGTCAGCGGCGGACATACGGAACTCATCCTGATGACGGGTCACGGGCAGTACGAGCTGCTCGGCGCCACGCGCGATGATGCGGCCGGCGAGGCGTTTGATAAGGTGGCGAAACTGCTCGGGCTCCCGTATCCGGGCGGGCCGGCGATTTCCAAGCTTGCGAAAGAAGGCGACCCGTCCACCATCGCGTTCCCGCGGCCGATGCTCGAGAGCGGGGACCTGGACTTCAGCTTTTCCGGATTGAAGACGGCCGTTGCCGTCTATCTTGAGCAGCACCCTGACGCGTCGGTCGCTGACGTGTCCGCCTCGTTCCAGGAAGCGGTCGTGGATACGCTTGTGACGAAGACGGTCGCGGCGGTCATGAAACATCATCCGGCGTCCGTCAGCCTCGTCGGCGGCGTGGCCGCCAACGCGTCGTTGCGCGCGCGCCTTGGCGATGCCGTCGCCTCGGCGCGGCCTGACGCGACGTATCATGTTCCCGACCTCGCGTTCACCGGCGACAACGCGGCGATGATCGCGGCCGCCGGGTCGTTCCGCGCGCTCGCCAAGGATTTCACGGACCCGCTCACGCTCGCGGCGGACCCGAACATGCGGTTAGCGAAAAGGGTTTGA